A region from the Lolium perenne isolate Kyuss_39 chromosome 4, Kyuss_2.0, whole genome shotgun sequence genome encodes:
- the LOC139830241 gene encoding uncharacterized protein, which produces MDGPDNPRSVKDDLAIIQWIYTRICTELFNLVSNDDAATAEIWASLQHLFQDNSDERINALHTEHRTVSQGDSAVTVFSERIKSIGDELRELRNRVEDRTLINALLVGLGDQFEKQQTFIPMLKPDACG; this is translated from the exons atggatGGG CCTGACAATCCTCGTTCGGTGAAAGACGACCTCgccatcatccaatggatctacaCCCGCATATGCACCGAGCTTTTTAACCTAGTCTCCAACgacgacgccgccaccgccgagatTTGGGCCTCCCTTCAGCATCTGTTCCAGGACAACTCCGACGAGCGCATCAACGCGCTTCATACTGAGCATCGCACGGTCTCCCAGGGCGATTCTGCGGTCACTGTCTTTTCCGAGCGGATCAAATCCATCGGCGATGAACTCCGTGAACTTCGCAATCGCGTGGAAGACCGCACTCTCATCAACGCCCTCCTCGTCGGTCTTGGTGATCAGTTTGAGAAACAGCAGACCTTCATCCCCATGCTCAagcctgatgcgtgtggttga